One genomic window of Garra rufa chromosome 2, GarRuf1.0, whole genome shotgun sequence includes the following:
- the LOC141326559 gene encoding G-protein coupled receptor 151 protein: protein MKFDMAANSTFVCFDGGIQQLEGEDTKIIIPAILSTISGLGIGGNFLVLVVLIYVFASQSATEGYVMLANLSATDLILLTVCAPARAVTYYKHTWTLGLLACRTTEWIQHSCLAVKAFTLLATSQARHNFSSHPEEQSNFRRKNVVITLTIIWTVALMFPVPDIVFSRLKEEGNISLCVSELTSHSQDAMRVFSKMLPLGIYVLPIILSAVCHIRTIFLIKPSSYEESFLARQYENSLMYLSVIAVNTLMMLPEWVSWVWMRHSSGESCKPSVGLLIFAQVCVYLSSAFFPAILLTMHVPLRESLSNLCSLLACRHDKHRLKLEGNGNEMRAVVMKVLDERGCVTITERHSDASCQTLPDLEHFWSERRNTTVTEDSDPLPWERMNQSNVKL from the coding sequence ATGAAGTTTGACATGGCAGCGAACAGCACATTTGTGTGTTTCGATGGCGGCATTCAACAATTAGAGGGTGAAGATACTAAAATAATCATACCGGCTATTCTCAGCACAATCAGTGGGCTTGGAATCGGTGGGAATTTTTTAGTGCTTGTGGTACTAATCTACGTCTTCGCCAGCCAGAGCGCAACCGAGGGTTATGTGATGCTCGCCAACTTGAGCGCAACTGACTTGATTTTACTCACTGTGTGCGCTCCTGCGCGCGCGGTCACATACTACAAGCACACTTGGACGCTCGGACTACTGGCTTGCAGAACTACAGAGTGGATTCAACACAGCTGTCTAGCAGTTAAAGCATTTACGCTGTTAGCGACAAGTCAAGCACGCCATAACTTTTCCAGTCATCCCGAGGAGCAGTCAAATTTCCGTCGAAAGAATGTTGTGATAACCTTAACGATCATATGGACGGTTGCACTCATGTTTCCGGTTCCTGATATCGTTTTTTCCAGGTTAAAAGAAGAAggaaatatcagtctgtgtgtTTCTGAATTAACTTCTCACTCCCAAGATGCAATGCGAGTCTTCAGTAAGATGCTTCCATTGGGCATCTATGTTCTCCCCATCATTCTCTCTGCCGTGTGCCACATCAGGACCATCTTCCTCATCAAACCGAGTTCCTACGAGGAGTCTTTTCTTGCACGTCAATATGAGAATTCCTTGATGTATTTGAGTGTCATTGCCGTGAACACATTGATGATGCTTCCCGAATGGGTCTCTTGGGTGTGGATGCGCCATAGCTCTGGCGAAAGCTGCAAACCTTCAGTTGGTTTGCTGATTTTCGCTCAGGTGTGCGTTTACTTGAGCAGTGCGTTCTTTCCCGCCATTCTTCTCACCATGCATGTGCCCCTCAGAGAAAGTCTTAGCAATCTGTGTTCGCTGTTGGCTTGTCGACATGATAAACACAGACTAAAACTTGAGGGGAATGGAAATGAGATGCGTGCAGTGGTTATGAAGGTGTTGGATGAGCGAGGATGTGTGACCATAACAGAGAGACATTCAGATGCATCCTGTCAAACTCTACCAGATCTCGAGCACTTTTGGAGCGAACGGCGAAACACTACAGTCACAGAGGATAGTGACCCACTGCCATGGGAACGAATGAACCAAAGCAACGTTAAACTCTAA
- the mavs gene encoding mitochondrial antiviral-signaling protein has protein sequence MSFTREQFYNEAIRPNLARFSSEVKVKEILLHLPCLTLSDREEVEAKKDMSGNFTAMQTLLDNLRRREKWPDQFITALRNCECRELADEMNAIYDRIRGVTNNAAPAAPTPRPAPTPAPSYTSAGATTSVATATIHTVPATTSSLLTPSSGGASASSTAPSNTAAPEPSTAPAPETQQVQKPSTSVPEPSPEPVSQAKITPPVVAPSQKPPPALPVRQNLPTHTGAAENKTPALDNSDVLSLTDQTTISSSAGEALLSTSSAQASSSDTSTSQSQMTKPYTTSQTSPKPKKTEVLKADGKDIDTSEKVPVQDTNPPLRMERTFQEPEEISDPTATQVVQRHNTVELPDLDAPTNSTRTSQATSSAPAEVVTHSPSSMEPEYFSKPGVLQELQQTRAENLSPLQVEPCSTVSADLEISRAAEPSTEPGQSTSPAEQTFAPLASLDSATRSFQNSNQPEEDHYESYCESQTRINVIRFAEEPPAENMNGQPPSILQRSRVFSEDQHTLTYDGTESAVHLLEPSKHESTKSTTINVRKEESNAARTDQREEGRQELFRINNFHLIAATGIGLSAMFLAWKFAHK, from the exons ATGTCATTTACACGGGAGCAATTTTATAACGAGGCAATCAGGCCGAATTTGGCTCGTTTTTCATCAGAGGTCAAAGTGAAAGAGATCTTACTTCACCTGCCATGCCTCACACTCAGTGATAGG GAAGAGGTCGAAGCCAAGAAAGATATGTCCGGAAACTTCACTGCTATGCAGACGCTTCTGGACAATCTGCGCAGGCGAGAGAAATGGCCTGATCAGTTCATCACTGCACTCCGGAACTGTGAATGCAGGGAACTGGCTGATGAGATGAATGCTATTTATGACAGGATCAGGGGCGTCACAA ATAATGCTGCTCCTGCAGCTCCTACACCTAGACCAGCACCTACTCCAGCTCCTTCTTATACTTCAGCTGGTGCCACCACAAGCGTGGCCACAGCAACAATTCATACCGTCCCAGCGACCACTTCTTCTCTGCTGACTCCATCCTCAGGGGGAGCTTCAGCAAGTTCAACTGCCCCCTCCAATACTGCAGCCCCAGAACCATCTACGGCTCCTGCTCCTGAAACACAGCAGGTGCAGAAACCTTCTACTTCAGTTCCAGAACCTTCTCCTGAACCAGTTTCCCAAGCTAAAATCACACCTCCTGTTGTAGCTCCTTCCCAAAAACCTCCTCCTGCTTTACCTGTTAGGCAAAATCTCCCAACCCACACAGGCGCAGCAGAGAACAAAACACCTGCTTTAGATAATTCAGATGTCTTGTCTTTAACTGACCAAACCACCATCTCCTCATCAGCTGGAGAAGCTCTGCTCTCCACCTCAAGTGCTCAAGCATCCTCCTCAGACACTTCCACTTCTCAAAGCCAAATGACAAAGCCTTACACCACCTCCCAGACTTCTCCAAAGCCAAAGAAGACAGAGGTGCTGAAAGCAGATGGCAAAGATATTGACACTTCTGAGAAAGTCCCTGTCCAAGACACCAATCCCCCATTGAGAATGGAAAGGACGTTTCAGGAGCCAGAAGAGATCTCTGACCCAACTGCAACTCAG GTGGTTCAGAGGCACAACACTGTTGAATTGCCAGATCTAGATGCTCCGACAAATTCTACCAGAACATCTCAGGCAACATCTTCTGCACCTGCTGAGGTGGTTACACATTCTCCCTCTTCTATGGAACCAGAATATTTCAGCAAGCCTGGTGTTCTTCAAGAACTCCAGCAGACCAGAGCAGAGAATCTTTCTCCCTTGCAAGTGGAGCCTTGCTCAACGGTTTCAGCTGATTTGGAAATCAGCAGGGCAGCAGAGCCTTCCACAGAACCTGGACAGTCTACTAGTCCTGCAGAGCAGACCTTCGCTCCCCTTGCTTCCCTGGATTCTGCTACTCGGTCCTTTCAAAACTCTAACCAACCTGAGGAGGACCACTATGAATCTTACTGTGAGAGTCAAACACGGATCAATGTAATCCGGTTTGCTGAAGAGCCACCTGCTGAAAATATGAATGGTCAGCCACCAAGCATCCTGCAACGTAGCAGAGTCTTCTCTGAGGACCAGCATACCCTGACCTATGATGGCACAGAAAGTGCAGTTCATCTCCTTGAGCCATCTAAGCATGAGAGTACGAAGTCAACCACCATCAACGTCCGAAAGGAAGAATCCAATGCTGCTAGGACAGACCAGAGAGAAGAGGGGCGCCAAGAGTTATTCAGGATAAACAACTTCCACCTTATTGCTGCTACAGGGATTGGTCTGTCTGCTATGTTCTTGGCCTGGAAGTTCGCCCACAAATGA
- the pank2 gene encoding pantothenate kinase 2, mitochondrial: MELNGFYCDGEGCAEEQEEDPTAHKLPRSKTEASCSIIATPGADSAEAGGSALREQRMSKSTPAMLRLDSLKKNRPPFPWFGMDIGGTLVKLVYFEPKDITAEEEQEEVESLKSIRRYLTSHTAYGKTGIRDVHLELSDLTLWGRKGNLHFIRFPTHELPAFLQMGRDKHFSSLHTTFCATGGGAFKYEDDFRTMANLKLLKIDELDCLIKGVLYIDSVVSTGPPECYFFEHPTDPERCEQKAFNLENPYPLLLVNIGSGVSILAVYSKDNYKRVTGTSLGGGTFLGLCCLLTGCSTFEEALAMATEGESTRVDKLVRDIYGGNYERFGLPGWAVASSFGNMMCKEKRDSVSKEDLARATLVTITNNIGSITRMCALNENIERVVFVGNFLRVNTLSMKLLAYALDYWSKGQLKALFLRHEGYFGAVGALLELQNPS, encoded by the exons ATGGAGCTGAACGGCTTCTACTGTGACGGCGAGGGATGTGCGGAGGAGCAAGAGGAAGACCCCACAGCACACAAGCTGCCTCGATCAAAGACGGAAGCGTCCTGTAGCATAATTGCTACACCGGGTGCAGACAGCGCAGAGGCCGGCGGCAGTGCACTACGAGAGCAGCGGATGTCAAAATCGACGCCGGCGATGCTGAGGCTCGATTCGCTGAAAAAGAACAGGCCGC CTTTCCCATGGTTTGGCATGGACATTGGTGGCACATTGGTGAAGCTGGTCTACTTTGAGCCCAAAGACATTACAGCAGAGGAAGAACAGGAAGAGGTGGAGAGTCTGAAAAGCATCCGTCGCTACCTCACCTCACACACAGCCTATGGCAAAACAGGTATTCGAGATGTTCACCTGGAGCTCTCTGACCTCACACTTTGGGGCCGCAAGGGCAACCTGCACTTCATTCGCTTTCCAACGCACGAGCTACCTGCCTTCCTGCAGATGGGCCGAGACAAGCACTTTTCCAGTCTGCACACCACCTTTTGTGCCACTGGAGGTGGTGCATTTAAATATGAGGATGACTTCCGTACG ATGGCCAATCTGAAGCTGTTGAAGATAGATGAGCTTGACTGCCTGATAAAGGGGGTGTTGTACATTGACTCAGTGGTCTCGACTGGTCCACCTGAATGCTACTTTTTTGAGCACCCAACAGACCCTGAGCGTTGTGAGCAGAAGGCATTCAACCTGGAGAACCCCTACCCTCTGCTGCTTGTCAACATTGGCTCTGGTGTGAGCATACTGGCTGTATATTCCAAAGACAACTACAAGCGTGTCACTGGAACCAG TCTTGGTGGTGGTACATTTCTTGGGCTGTGTTGCCTGTTGACTGGATGCTCTACCTTTGAGGAGGCATTGGCAATGGCCACAGAAGGGGAAAGTACACGTGTAGATAAACTAGTCAGGGACATCTATGGTGGCAACTATGAGCGATTTGGCTTGCCAGGATGGGCTGTTGCCTCCAG CTTTGGGAACATGATGTGCAAGGAGAAAAGAGACTCAGTCTCCAAGGAGGATCTGGCTAGAGCAACACTTGTCACCATCACGAACAACATTGGCTCAATCACGCGCATGTGTGCACTTAACGAG AACATTGAAAGAGTGGTATTTGTTGGAAACTTTCTGCGAGTGAACACATTATCCATGAAGCTGCTCGCTTATGCTTTGGACTACTGGAGCAAAGGACAACTCAAAGCCCTGTTCCTGCGACATGAG GGTTACTTTGGTGCGGTCGGTGCACTTTTGGAGTTACAAAACCCATCCTGA